One genomic segment of Brassica napus cultivar Da-Ae chromosome A3, Da-Ae, whole genome shotgun sequence includes these proteins:
- the LOC106443652 gene encoding uncharacterized protein LOC106443652 isoform X1 codes for MSSSLILSLSAKLSSVRKLALRYQTLGMFSSSSSTTTNPYLMYGTTIYGNPEEDLHVRSDIHYFDPVKENEVIVRDKTLPMEFRKECVLGGMSHGWVVFKARSDDKKDKVLYISDYYTPCGSKSNPKTIPLHPMGQQPGRPAQYLNITNVAMTCSPDQSNDFAVAVNCLGPVINFFRPGGKHKYSGSVHFTTPLQHFNQSKVMYSKRDEKFYTTSVNGQFLVYYDAFFEEDMTGSEVHELRFINHPELAQSEWEILDSCSKTVHLVESPSGQRFLIKWYAQNHQPGKKITFLCRGTKRFMVFREEEETRVMSYTEDIGDLCIFLGNSEPFCVKASSFPGLNPNSIYFAGDGFGVYDIATRKPRSFRPKSPAAFSRASPAFQWIPPMSL; via the exons ATGTCTTCGTCTTTGATTCTGAGCCTCTCTGCCAAGCTCTCCTCCGTCCGAAAACTTGCTCTG AGATACCAAACCCTTGGGATgttctcctcttcctcctccaccaccaccaaccCCTACTTAATGTATGGTACCACAATTTATGGAAATCCTGAAGAAGATCTTCATGTAAGAAGCGATATCCATTACTTCGACCCTGTCAAGGAAAATGAAGTGATTGTACGAGACAAGACACTTCCCATGGAGTTTCGTAAAGAGTGTGTTTTGGGCGGAATGTCCCATGGTTGGGTAGTTTTCAAGGCCCGGTCTGATGATAAGAAAGATAAAGTCTTATATATTAGCGACTACTACACTCCTTGTGGCTCCaaatcaaaccctaaaaccatTCCTTTGCATCCCATGGGTCAACAACCTGGTCGTCCTGCCCAATACCTCAACATCACTAACGTCGCAATGACTTGTTCACCTGATCAAAGCAATGATTTCGCAGTGGCTGTCAACTGCTTAGGACCTGTGATCAACTTCTTTAGGCCTGGTGGCAAGCACAAGTACTCTGGTTCGGTCCACTTTACCACTCCTCTCCAACATTTCAATCAGTCAAAGGTTATGTATTCAAAGCGTGATGAAAAGTTCTACACCACTAGTGTTAACGGCCAATTTTTGGTTTACTACGATGCTTTCTTCGAGGAGGATATGACCGGCTCCGAGGTTCATGAGCTGCGGTTCATCAACCATCCTGAGCTGGCTCAGTCCGAGTGGGAGATATTGGACTCATGTTCCAAGACTGTGCACCTTGTGGAGTCTCCCTCGGGGCAACGCTTCCTAATCAAATGGTACGCTCAGAACCACCAACCGGGCAAGAAGATCACCTTCTTGTGTCGCGGAACAAAGCGCTTCATGGTGtttagagaggaagaagaaacacGGGTCATGTCTTACACGGAGGACATTGGAGATCTCTGCATATTCCTGGGCAATAGTGAGCCCTTCTGTGTCAAGGCAAGCTCCTTCCCTGGCTTAAACCCTAACTCCATCTATTTTGCAGGAGATGGCTTTGGTGTTTACGATATAGCCACTAGAAAACCACGTTCCTTCCGTCCCAAGTCTCCCGCAGCCTTCTCCAGAGCATCACCCGCCTTTCAGTGGATCCCTCCAATGTCTCTCTAG
- the LOC106438263 gene encoding phosphomannomutase, whose protein sequence is MVTLKFNHTIASREIMILMRHDYFTNQSQISRTKSKDHILSDTLSLRSDRSTRLYYSHLLPPLSSSSSTFKSLHPSMAVKKPGVIALFDVDGTLTAPRKEATPELLEFIRELRKVVTVGVVGGSDLSKISEQLGKTVTTDYDYCFSENGLVAHKDGKPIGIQSLKLYLGEDKLKELINFTLHYIADLDIPIKRGTFIEFRNGMLNVSPIGRNCSQEERDEFERYDKVQNIRPKMVAELRERFAHLNLTFSIGGQISFDVFPKGWDKTYCLQYLEDFNEIHFFGDKTYEGGNDYEIYESPKTIGHSVTSPDDTMAKCKALFMS, encoded by the exons ATGGTTACACTTAAATTCAACCATACTATAGCATCTAGAGAAATAATGATTTTAATGCGTCACGATTATTTTACCAACCAATCACAGATCTCTAGGACAAAAAGTAAGGACCATATATTAAGCGACACTCTTTCGTTAAGATCAGATCGGTCCACTCGTTTATATTATTCACATCTTCTTCCgccattatcatcatcttcctccacTTTCAAATCTCTTCATCCTTCAATGGCGGTCAAAAAGCCCGGAGTGATCGCGTTGTTCGACGTCGACGGTACTCTCACTGCTCCGAGGAAGGAAGCTACTCCAGAATTGCTCGAGTTCATCCGAGAATTGCGCAAG GTGGTTACTGTTGGAGTCGTCGGTGGATCTGATCTAAGCAAGATATCTGAGCAGCTTGGCAAAACAG TCACCACAGACTATGATTATTGTTTCTCTGAGAATGGTCTTGTTGCCCATAAAGATGGGAAGCCCATTGGAATCCAG AGCCTGAAGCTGTACCTTGGTGAAGATAaactcaag GAGTTGATAAATTTCACGCTGCACTACATTGCAGACTTGGATATTCCAATCAAAAG GGGAACATTTATAGAGTTCCGAAATGGAATGCTCAATGTGTCACCGATTGGTCGCAACTGCAGCCAAGAAGAAagagacgagttcgagagataTGATAAG GTTCAAAACATTAGACCAAAGATGGTGGCTGAACTTCGTGAGCGGTTTGCGCATCTCAACCTTACTTTCTCTATTGGAGGACAGATTAGCTTCGAC GTCTTCCCTAAAGGTTGGGACAAGACTTACTGCTTGCAGTACCTTGAAGACTTCAATGAAATTCATTTCTTCGGTGACAAAACCTATGAG GGTGGAAACGATTATGAAATTTATGAATCACCAAAAACAATTGGCCATTCAG TTACTAGTCCAGATGATACAATGGCTAAATGCAAAGCTCTGTTCATGTCTTGA
- the LOC106443652 gene encoding uncharacterized protein LOC106443652 isoform X2 has protein sequence MSSSLILSLSAKLSSVRKLALRYQTLGMFSSSSSTTTNPYLMYGTTIYGNPEEDLHVRSDIHYFDPVKENEVIVRDKTLPMEFRKECVLGGMSHGWVVFKARSDDKKDKVLYISDYYTPCGSKSNPKTIPLHPMGQQPGRPAQYLNITNVAMTCSPDQSNDFAVAVNCLGPVINFFRPGGKHKYSGSVHFTTPLQHFNQSKVMYSKRDEKFYTTSVNGQFLVYYDAFFEEDMTGSEVHELRFINHPELAQSEWEILDSCSKTVHLVESPSGQRFLIKWYAQNHQPGKKITFLCRGTKRFMVFREEEETRVMSYTEDIGDLCIFLGNRDGFGVYDIATRKPRSFRPKSPAAFSRASPAFQWIPPMSL, from the exons ATGTCTTCGTCTTTGATTCTGAGCCTCTCTGCCAAGCTCTCCTCCGTCCGAAAACTTGCTCTG AGATACCAAACCCTTGGGATgttctcctcttcctcctccaccaccaccaaccCCTACTTAATGTATGGTACCACAATTTATGGAAATCCTGAAGAAGATCTTCATGTAAGAAGCGATATCCATTACTTCGACCCTGTCAAGGAAAATGAAGTGATTGTACGAGACAAGACACTTCCCATGGAGTTTCGTAAAGAGTGTGTTTTGGGCGGAATGTCCCATGGTTGGGTAGTTTTCAAGGCCCGGTCTGATGATAAGAAAGATAAAGTCTTATATATTAGCGACTACTACACTCCTTGTGGCTCCaaatcaaaccctaaaaccatTCCTTTGCATCCCATGGGTCAACAACCTGGTCGTCCTGCCCAATACCTCAACATCACTAACGTCGCAATGACTTGTTCACCTGATCAAAGCAATGATTTCGCAGTGGCTGTCAACTGCTTAGGACCTGTGATCAACTTCTTTAGGCCTGGTGGCAAGCACAAGTACTCTGGTTCGGTCCACTTTACCACTCCTCTCCAACATTTCAATCAGTCAAAGGTTATGTATTCAAAGCGTGATGAAAAGTTCTACACCACTAGTGTTAACGGCCAATTTTTGGTTTACTACGATGCTTTCTTCGAGGAGGATATGACCGGCTCCGAGGTTCATGAGCTGCGGTTCATCAACCATCCTGAGCTGGCTCAGTCCGAGTGGGAGATATTGGACTCATGTTCCAAGACTGTGCACCTTGTGGAGTCTCCCTCGGGGCAACGCTTCCTAATCAAATGGTACGCTCAGAACCACCAACCGGGCAAGAAGATCACCTTCTTGTGTCGCGGAACAAAGCGCTTCATGGTGtttagagaggaagaagaaacacGGGTCATGTCTTACACGGAGGACATTGGAGATCTCTGCATATTCCTGGGCAATA GAGATGGCTTTGGTGTTTACGATATAGCCACTAGAAAACCACGTTCCTTCCGTCCCAAGTCTCCCGCAGCCTTCTCCAGAGCATCACCCGCCTTTCAGTGGATCCCTCCAATGTCTCTCTAG
- the LOC106438262 gene encoding LIM domain-containing protein PLIM2a-like: protein MKRKKQKLILFLYSPRCLNPETTQKIEKMSFTGTLDKCKACDKTVYVMDLLTLEGNTYHKNCFRCSHCNGSLVISNYSSMDGVLYCKRHFEQLFKESVKSLHTGGKADKTNDQLTRAPSKLSSFFSGTQDKCATCQKTVYPLEKVTMEGECFHKTCFKCAHSGCPLTHSSYASLNGVLYCKVHFNQLFLEKGSYNNVHQAAANHRRSASSGASSPPHDDHKPEDEAVAPEGEGEGKEEEEAPEAAGEEPEPKAE, encoded by the exons atgaaaagaaagaaacaaaaactcattttgtttttgtattctCCTCGTTGTTTAAATCCAGAAACAACACAGAAGATAGAAAAAATGTCGTTTACAGGAACATTGGATAAATGCAAGGCCTGTGACAAAACCGTCTACGTCATGGATTTGTTGACGTTGGAAGGAAACACATATCACAAAAACTGCTTCAGATGCAGCCATTGCAATGGCTCTCTCGTG ATAAGTAACTACTCATCAATGGATGGAGTTCTTTACTGCAAGCGTCACTTTGAGCAGCTTTTTAAAGAATCTGTCAAGAGTCTTCACACAG GAGGAAAGGCAGACAAGACGAATGATCAGCTA ACTCGAGCTCCAAGCAAGTTATCTTCATTCTTCAGTGGAACACAAGACAAGTGTGCGACTTGTCAGAAAACCGTTTATCCACTTGAGAAAGTAACAATGGAAGGAGAATGTTTCCACAAGACTTGCTTCAAGTGTGCACACAGTGGTTGTCCTTTGACTCACTCGTCTTACGCTTCTCTCAACGGTGTCCTCTACTGTAAAGTTCATTTCAACCAGCTCTTTCTTGAGAAAGGAAGTTACAATAACGTCCATCAAGCTGCTGCTAACCACCGTCGATCCGCCTCTTCTGGTGCCTCTTCTCCTCCTCATGACGACCACAAACCTGAAGATGAGGCCGTGGCTCCCgagggagaaggagaaggaaaagaagaagaagaagccccAGAAGCTGCAGGAGAAGAGCCTGAGCCTAAGGCTGAGTAA
- the LOC106438264 gene encoding uncharacterized protein LOC106438264, giving the protein MSWSSSLLLSLSSKLSPRKLALRCQTLRRFSSTTTTTNPNLFYRVSCCGEKGDVESPGVMTQLHMFDPAKEEHIIVGDMPFPKELVESSLVGSSHGWGVFLWGHRSLLITDFCNPLSFKSKPKFIPLLLRPDLIGCQAELVSGVAMSSSPDEEEEDYLVAVKFTGRVVSIYKPSDTKAALHYILPHNVFDHFEPSKLMYSKRDQRFYMVSSGGHHLWSWDGLESTRPEFHELRFHNLPQFSCSELQLLDSSHRTHHLVESPSGQRFLVKWYVQSIKALGFSCGGTKRFMVFREEEDMNICYTEDIGDLCIFLGDNEPFCVKASLFPGLNPNSIYFIGEAYGEGYGVYNIATRTPRSFKPKPTSSGQGFMIRLWAPHWLPPFPL; this is encoded by the exons ATGTCGTGGTCGTCGTCTTTGCTGCTCAGCCTCTCTTCCAAGCTCTCTCCCCGCAAACTTGCCCTG AGATGCCAAACCCTTCGGAggttctcctccaccaccaccaccaccaacccTAACTTGTTTTATCGTGTCAGCTGTTGTGGTGAAAAAGGTGATGTAGAATCCCCTGGTGTAATGACACAGCTCCACATGTTTGACCCGGCCAAAGAAGAACATATCATCGTCGGTGATATGCCATTTCCCAAAGAGTTGGTCGAGTCTTCGCTTGTGGGAAGTTCCCATGGATGGGGAGTTTTTCTATGGGGCCACCGTTCCTTACTAATCACTGACTTCTGCAACCCCTTGAGCTTTAAATCAAAACCCAAGTTCATCCCTCTCCTTCTTAGGCCTGACCTAATTGGTTGTCAAGCTGAGTTGGTAAGTGGCGTGGCAATGTCCTCTTCTCctgatgaagaggaagaagactaccTCGTGGCTGTCAAGTTTACGGGACGTGTGGTGAGTATATATAAGCCGAGTGACACTAAGGCCGCGCTCCATTACATTTTGCCTCATAATGTATTCGATCATTTTGAACCATCCAAGTTGATGTATTCCAAGAGAGATCAAAGGTTCTACATGGTAAGTTCTGGTGGCCACCACTTGTGGTCTTGGGATGGTCTTGAATCCACGAGGCCTGAGTTCCATGAGTTGCGCTTTCACAACCTTCCTCAGTTTTCGTGTTCCGAGTTGCAGCTTTTGGATTCTTCTCACAGGACACACCACCTTGTGGAGTCTCCCTCAGGACAACGATTCCTAGTCAAATG GTATGTCCAAAGCATCAAGGCATTAGGATTCAGTTGTGGTGGCACAAAGCGGTTCATGGTGTTTAGAGAGGAGGAAGATATGAACATATGTTACACAGAAGACATTGGTGATCTCTGCATATTCCTCGGCGATAACGAGCCTTTTTGTGTCAAGGCCAGCTTATTCCCGGGCTTAAACCCTAACTCCATCTATTTCATCGGTGAAGCCTATGGTGAAGGCTATGGTGTTTACAATATCGCCACTAGAACCCCACGTTCCTTCAAACCCAAGCCTACCTCAAGTGGCCAAGGTTTTATGATTCGTCTCTGGGCTCCTCACTGGCTTCCTCCGTTTCCTCTCTAG